Proteins from one Faecalibacterium sp. I3-3-33 genomic window:
- a CDS encoding tagaturonate reductase, with translation METLNYKVLEGTGYNGYILKDAPVKVMQFGEGNFLRAFVDYFYDIANEKAGYNGKVKLVQPIGNFPQMADWINEQEGLYTLYLRGSEKGQKVDAKRVISCVSDCVCPYIDGKWDEVLALARSEDLETVVSNTTEAGIAYTKGDSQFDQVPPNSFPAKLTRVLFERYKAFNGAADKGLVILSCELIDNNGKELQKCCNNYAKDWDLEPAFIDWMNTANTFCSTLVDRIVPGRIRDPQELAALEEANGYHDTALDVGEVFGVWVIEGPAGLEDKLPFKKAGVNVMVVPDVTPYKKRKVRILNGAHTGFVLGAYLAGFDIVRDCMHNDTVRGFMNKMLHEEIIPTLPLDKKDLEDFASAVEDRFNNPFVNHELMSISLNSTSKWKARNMPSFLAYIEEQKQLPKCLTMSLAAYIAFYSNDIQERTADGLICKRPAGNTYKIQDDAWALDFYFAHKDDTAAQLVHAVLTNTQMWDQDLTQISGLEAAVLADLEMIRTQGAEAAYKSCL, from the coding sequence ATGGAAACTTTGAACTACAAGGTTCTGGAAGGCACTGGCTACAACGGCTACATCCTGAAGGATGCTCCCGTTAAGGTGATGCAGTTCGGCGAGGGCAACTTCCTGCGCGCATTCGTGGACTACTTCTACGATATTGCAAACGAGAAGGCTGGCTACAACGGCAAGGTCAAGCTGGTGCAGCCCATCGGCAACTTCCCCCAGATGGCAGACTGGATCAACGAGCAGGAGGGTCTGTACACCCTGTACCTGCGCGGCAGCGAGAAGGGCCAGAAGGTGGACGCAAAGCGGGTGATCTCCTGCGTGTCTGACTGTGTGTGCCCCTACATTGATGGCAAGTGGGACGAGGTTCTGGCTCTGGCTCGCTCTGAGGATCTGGAAACTGTTGTATCCAACACCACCGAGGCCGGCATTGCCTACACCAAGGGCGACAGCCAGTTCGATCAGGTTCCTCCCAACAGCTTCCCCGCAAAGCTGACCCGCGTGCTGTTCGAGCGCTACAAGGCTTTCAACGGCGCTGCCGATAAGGGTCTGGTCATCCTGAGCTGCGAGCTGATCGACAACAACGGCAAGGAGCTGCAGAAGTGCTGCAACAACTACGCCAAGGATTGGGATCTGGAGCCCGCCTTCATCGACTGGATGAACACTGCCAACACCTTCTGCTCCACGCTGGTGGACCGCATCGTTCCGGGCCGCATCCGTGACCCGCAGGAGCTGGCCGCTCTGGAAGAGGCCAACGGCTACCACGATACCGCTCTGGACGTGGGCGAAGTGTTCGGCGTCTGGGTCATCGAGGGCCCCGCAGGTCTGGAGGACAAGCTGCCGTTCAAGAAGGCCGGCGTCAACGTCATGGTCGTGCCCGACGTTACCCCCTACAAGAAGCGCAAGGTCCGCATCCTGAACGGCGCACACACCGGCTTTGTGCTGGGCGCTTATCTGGCAGGCTTTGACATCGTCCGCGACTGCATGCACAACGATACCGTGCGCGGCTTTATGAACAAGATGCTGCACGAGGAGATCATCCCCACCCTGCCGCTGGACAAGAAGGATCTGGAGGACTTTGCCTCTGCTGTTGAGGACCGCTTCAACAACCCCTTCGTCAACCACGAGCTGATGAGCATCTCCCTGAACTCCACCTCCAAGTGGAAGGCCCGCAACATGCCTTCCTTCCTCGCTTACATCGAGGAGCAGAAGCAGCTGCCCAAGTGCCTGACCATGTCTCTGGCTGCTTACATCGCCTTCTACTCCAACGATATTCAGGAGCGCACCGCTGACGGTCTGATCTGCAAGCGCCCCGCAGGCAACACCTACAAGATCCAGGACGACGCATGGGCTCTGGACTTCTACTTCGCACACAAGGATGACACCGCTGCGCAGCTGGTGCATGCTGTGCTGACCAACACCCAGATGTGGGATCAGGATCTGACGCAGATCTCCGGTCTGGAAGCCGCTGTGCTGGCAGATCTGGAAATGATCCGCACTCAGGGTGCCGAGGCTGCTTACAAGAGCTGCCTGTAA
- the uxaC gene encoding glucuronate isomerase, with the protein MKAFMDKDFMLQSATAQHLYHDYAAAMPICDYHCHIPPREIYENRRFENITQVWLGGRNPDGSYFGDHYKWRVMRSNGVPEEYITGDKPDRERFQKFAEALPMAIGNPMYHWTNLELHVFFGYDGVLNGDTAEEVWNLCNDKLQHDPKLTVRGLIEQSNVAFIGTTDDPIDDLYWHKKIKEDPTIKFTVAPSFRPDKAININKPGFADYMAKLAAVVGKEKLACIDCVTDALTKRIEFFAEMGCRASDHGLDYVPYREATKDEVNAIYQKVMKGESCTAEEAEKYQTYILIHLGKQYHRLGIVMQFHYNCLRGVNRKMNSLLGPDTGFDMINTATCGGQIAQLLSALNDTDECPKTIIYSLNPADDAQIGTILGCFQNSEVPGKIQHGSAWWFNDHKIGMEDQMIRLASLGLLGNFVGMLTDSRSFLSYTRHDYFRRILCNIIGQWVEDGEYPNDEKALEKIVKGICFDNAKRYFNL; encoded by the coding sequence ATGAAAGCATTTATGGATAAGGACTTCATGCTCCAGTCTGCTACCGCACAGCATCTGTATCACGACTATGCAGCCGCTATGCCCATCTGCGACTATCACTGCCACATCCCTCCCCGCGAGATCTACGAGAACCGCCGCTTTGAGAACATCACGCAGGTGTGGCTGGGCGGCCGCAACCCGGACGGCAGCTATTTCGGCGATCATTATAAATGGCGCGTGATGCGTTCCAACGGCGTGCCCGAGGAGTACATTACCGGTGACAAGCCCGACCGCGAGCGCTTCCAGAAGTTTGCCGAGGCTCTGCCCATGGCCATCGGCAACCCGATGTACCACTGGACCAATCTGGAGCTGCACGTTTTCTTCGGTTACGACGGCGTGCTGAACGGCGACACCGCTGAGGAAGTATGGAACCTGTGCAACGACAAGCTGCAGCATGATCCCAAGCTGACCGTCCGCGGCCTGATCGAGCAGAGCAACGTGGCTTTCATCGGCACCACCGATGACCCCATTGATGACCTGTACTGGCACAAGAAGATCAAGGAAGATCCCACCATCAAGTTCACCGTGGCTCCCTCCTTCCGCCCGGATAAGGCCATCAACATCAACAAGCCCGGCTTTGCCGATTATATGGCAAAGCTGGCTGCCGTTGTGGGCAAGGAAAAGCTGGCCTGCATCGACTGCGTGACCGATGCCCTGACCAAGCGCATCGAGTTCTTTGCCGAGATGGGCTGCCGCGCTTCTGACCACGGTCTGGACTACGTTCCCTACCGTGAGGCCACCAAGGACGAGGTGAACGCCATCTACCAGAAGGTGATGAAGGGCGAGAGCTGCACCGCAGAAGAGGCCGAGAAGTACCAGACCTACATCCTGATCCATCTGGGCAAGCAGTATCATCGTCTGGGCATTGTCATGCAGTTCCACTACAACTGCCTGCGCGGCGTGAACCGCAAGATGAATAGCCTGCTGGGTCCCGACACCGGCTTTGACATGATCAACACCGCCACCTGCGGCGGCCAGATCGCACAGCTGCTCAGCGCCCTGAACGACACCGATGAGTGCCCCAAGACCATTATTTACAGCCTGAACCCCGCCGACGATGCACAGATCGGCACCATTCTGGGCTGCTTCCAGAACAGCGAAGTGCCGGGCAAGATCCAGCACGGCTCTGCATGGTGGTTCAATGACCACAAGATCGGCATGGAGGATCAGATGATCCGTCTGGCAAGCCTTGGCCTGCTGGGCAACTTTGTGGGTATGCTGACCGACAGCCGCAGCTTCCTGAGCTACACCCGCCACGATTACTTCCGCCGCATCCTGTGCAACATCATCGGCCAGTGGGTCGAGGACGGCGAGTACCCCAACGACGAGAAGGCTCTGGAGAAGATCGTCAAGGGCATCTGCTTCGACAACGCAAAGCGTTACTTCAACCTGTAA